In Candidatus Eisenbacteria bacterium, the genomic stretch CGGCGGAGTTGAAGAGCGGACCAAGCCCGGTTTCCGGCGTGAACACGCTGTCGAAGACCGCCCGGCCGCGCCGGAATTGGTCGCGCTGCTCGGGAGTCAGCCCCGAGATCGGATCGCCGGGGTGCACGAACCTCGCGCAGCCGCTCGCGGCGATGCCGAGGAGGAAGAATGAGGTGACCGTCGCGCGCCTCACCGGGCGGCGACCTTCTCGATACGATCCGCGAAGAGCTTTCCGTCGGACGCGTAGCACAGCGCTCGGCAGATGTCGCCGCGCTTGAGGTCGGTCAGCGCTGCGCCGCCCCCCGCGACCTGGGCGTTGTGTGAGGCCAGGAGACGCAGGAGACGCAGCGACATGCCGACACCGGTCACCATTTCGAACGATCCGCTCTTCGGCTGTACGGCGTGGATGGTGCCTTGAACCCATGTGTAGGTGGGCGGCTGCTGCGCGTCGGCGGCAAGGAGGGCGGATGCCAGAAGGATAAGGACCGCCGCCATCGTGAGACGTTTCATTTGAGGCCTCCCTTCACAAGGACACCCCCAACGCATCCTACCCTATCCGGGTAAGCGAAGGTCCCGCAATTTTATACCGCGAACGACCCGTGGCCGAGAGGGACCACGCGGGTTGGGCGCGGAGCCCGCGCGAGGCCCAGGGAGGCTCTATGGGACCACCCGGGAGACCACCTGGCGTCGGCATATCAGGGTTTCCCTGACCCCATTTTCCGAGTTCTCCCGATGGCGCACTTCGGTCACCTCAACGACCTTCCTTCAGCAGTGGCAGGGTTCGCTAGCATCTCGGTCAGCGCCTACTGGCGACCTAAACCTCTAGCGTAATCCCCCCAAGCCTCGGGGTCACCCCGGGCGCGACCAGAGGGACCGGCGCCCTGCCACTTCCTACGCTTGTTACTTCCTCACGGGTATATCCTCGGCTGTGCGACAAAACTCCGATCTTGCTAAAGGGACATCCGCCGGGGAATTCTGAAATGGATGCTGCAAGCAAGGCAATCGTCTGGCAGCAGTTCGGGGCCGCTATCGACATGCTCGAGAACGCTCTGCTCGCCTGTCCCGAGGAGCTGTGGGGCGACCGCACGCGAAAGCCCGAATACTGGTATCTCGTGTATCACACGCTCTTCTTCCTCGACTTTTACCTTTCCGACTCGGCCGAGGGATTCGCTCCTCCCGCTCCCTTCACCCTTACCGAGCTGGACCCGGCGGGGGTGCTCCCGGAGCGGGTGTATACGAAAGACGAGCTTCAACGCTATCTCGCCCACGGCCGGAGAAAGTGCCGAGCAACGATCGAAGCTCTGACGGAGGAGGGGGCCCTTCAACGCCGTAGATTCGGGTCGGTTGACGGCAGCGTCTCGGAGCTGCTCCTCTACAACATGCGGCACGTTCAGCACCATGCCGCGCAGCTGAACCTCATTCTCCGGCAGACAATTGATTCGGCCCCGCGTTGGGTCGGCAGGA encodes the following:
- a CDS encoding DinB family protein, whose product is MDAASKAIVWQQFGAAIDMLENALLACPEELWGDRTRKPEYWYLVYHTLFFLDFYLSDSAEGFAPPAPFTLTELDPAGVLPERVYTKDELQRYLAHGRRKCRATIEALTEEGALQRRRFGSVDGSVSELLLYNMRHVQHHAAQLNLILRQTIDSAPRWVGRTKIELSAD